Below is a window of Leifsonia sp. NPDC080035 DNA.
ATCGGGTGCGTGCCGATCGGGATGGCCGGGACGTCGTCGACGAAGATCTTCTGGATCTTGTTGAGCGCCGCCGTGCGGGCCGCGTCGTCGGACGCCTGCGCGTACTCCTTGAGCAGGGCGTTCGCCGCCGGGTTGTTGTAGCGCCCGAAGTTGTCGGCGACCTTGCCGCCGTCGGCCTGGTCGAGGTACGCGCCGTTCATCACGTCGTCGTAGATGTGCCACGGGTTCGAGCCCGAACCGCTCCAGTGCAGCGCGGCGTCGAAGTTGCCGGTCGCGATGTTGGCGGTCCAGGTGTCCGCGTCGGGGGTGGCGACCTTCGCGTCGGCGCCCAGGGTGTTCTTGACCTGGGTGGCGACCAGCTGGATGCCGGTGACGTAGTCGTTCCAGCCCTGCGGGTCCTGCAGGGTGAAGGAGACGGGCTTGCCGGACGGGTCGATCAGCGCCTTGTCCTTCCAGGTGTAGCCCGCGTCGGTGAGGACCTTCTTCGCGCCGTCGACGTCGATGGAGAAGTTCTTGTCCTTGTACTCCGGGGCGATGTACTGGTCGCCCGTCGGCTGCGGGATGCCCGTGACGTTGGTCAGCTCGGGGCCGGCGTTGCCGCGCGCCTTCTCGGCGTGCGCCTTGCGGTCGATGACCATGTTGACGGCCTTGCGGAACGCCACGTCGTTGAACGGCGCCTTGGTCGTGTTGACCAGGATCATGTCGGGGCTCAGGACGTTGGCGCCCCAGAACACGTTGTGCTTCTTGTCCTTGTCGACGTAGTTCTTCTGGTAGTCCGTGATGAAGATCTGCGCCCAGTCGGCCTCACCGTTCTGCAGCGCGCGCAGCAGGCCGGTGTTGTCGTTGTACTCCAGGTACTTCAGCTCGGGCACCGGGACCGTGCCGCCCCAGTAGTCCTTGCGCGCCGTGAGCACGACGCCCTGCGAGGAGAAGCTCTTGATCGTGTAGGGGCCGGTGCCGATGGCGTCCTTGACCGCGTCCTTCGTCGGGTCCGCGATGTCCTTCCACTGGTGCTCGGGCACGATCGCCGTCTGCAGCACGTCGCCCTGCTTGACGAACTTGGACTCCGTGAAGTTCAGGACGACGTTGTCGCCGTCCTTCTTGACGTCGGCGAGCTTCAGCCCGGCGAGGTCGAGCGCGGGGGTCTTCTTGATGAGGTCGAAGGTGAAGACGATGTCGTCGGCCGTGAACGCCTTGCCGTCGCTCCACTTCACGTCCGCGCGCGGGGTGACGGTGAGCTGCGTGTAGTCGGCGTTCCACTGGACCTTGGACGCGAGCCACGGGGTCGTCTCGTTCTTGCCGACCGGGTTGACGAGCGCGAGCGGCTCGAAGATCATCCGGTTATAGCCGAGCGACTGGCCGGAGCCGGTGCCGATGAACGGGTTGTTGATCTGCGTCGCCAGGACGGCGGGTCCGTCCGGCTTCGCGACGGTGAGCGACTTCGAGCCGCTCGATGCGTTCGATCCGCCGGAGTCGTTGGACGAGCATCCCGTCAGCGCCAGGGCACCGAGAGCGACGATCGCCGCGCCCGTGATCGCGTATTTCCTAAGCCTCATTGCTTCTCCTTCGTGACGGCACATCCGTTGTGCCTGTGGTGCAGGTGGTGGGCTGAACCTAACTTGCTTACTGGTCAGAAAGCAAGCTGAGGAGAGGTTACTCAGTGGTAAGCTCGGCCGCAACCAGCACCAAACGAAGGACGATGCGGGATGGCTACGACCAGCGGCAGCGCCCATCCGCGCCCGGAGACCAAGCGGAAACGCGAGGAGATCCTGCGTGCCGCGATCGAGACCTTCGGGACCAAGGGGTCGACCAACGGCACCCTCTCCGACATCGCCGAGCAGGTCGGGATGACCCATGCCGGCGTGCTCCACCACTTCGGCTCCAAGCAGAAGCTCCTGCTCGAGGTCCTCGACTTCCGCGACCAGGACGACGTCGCGCACCTCGCCGACCAGCACATCCCCGGTGGGCCCGCGCTGTTCATGCACCTGGTGCACACCATGATCCGCAACGCCGCCCGCCCCGGCATCGTGCAGGTCTACACGGTGCTCTCCGCCGAGTCCGTCACCGAGGAGCACCCCGCGAAGGACTACTTCCACGACCGCTACCGCGTGCTCCGGGACGACGTGGACGCCGCCTTCCGCGAGCTCTGCGAACAGGAGGGCGTCACCGACCCGACCTCGATCGACAAGGCCTCGGCGGCGATCCTCGCCGTCATGGACGGCCTCCAGCTCCAGTGGCTGCTCGACCCGGCCGTGGTCGATCTCGCCGAGGCGAGCGAGTTCGCCATCCAGGCGATCGTGAACGCCGTGCTGCGCCCCGGGCCCGGGCTGTCGACGTACGTGCGGGAGGAATGAGCACGGGGCCCGCGTAGGGTGGGGCCTGATGACTGAGAGCAACGTCCTGTCCGACCCCTCCGAGCGACGACGGCTGGAGGAGTGCGTCAAGGAGCCGATCCGGACGCCGGGCCGCATCCAATCGCACGGGACGCTGTTCGTCGTCGACGCCGCGAGCTTCGAGATCGTGGTGGCGAGCGAGAACGCCGCCGAGTGGCTCGGCCGGTCGGTCGCCGAGCTCGGCAGCCCGTCCCTCGAATGGAGCGTCGCATCCCCGCCGCACGGCGACCCGGTCCGCGTCGAGCTCGGCGCGCGCCGCTTCGACGCGGTGACGCACGGCCTTGGGAACCGGGTGGTGCTCGAGCTCGAACCGATCGAGGAGGGGCGCGACCTGCCCACCCCGTCCGTCGTCGGCGCGATCCGGACGCTCGGCGCGATCGACGACCCGGACGACCTGCGGCAGGCCGCGGCCGAGGAGATCAAGCGGATCACCCAGTTCGACCGGGTGATGGTCTACCGGTTCTTCCCCGACGGCCACGGCGAGGTCGCGGGCGAGGCCGCCGAGCCCGACATGGATGCGTACCGCGGCCTGCGCTTCCCCGCCTCCGACATCCCGCAGCAGGCCCGATCGCTCTACGTCACCAAGCTGTCCCGCGCGATCGTGAGCACGAGCGACGAGGGGACCGCCCTGGTCTCGAGCGACGCCGGCGCCGCGCCGATCGACCTGAGCCAGGCGGAGCTGCGTGCCGTCTCGCCGCACCACCTGCAGTTCATGCGCAACATGGGCCAGGCGTCCACCGTGTCCTTCTCCCTGATCAGCGACGGCCGGCTGGTCGGGATGATCACGTGCGCGCACCGCACCGAGCGGCAGATGCCGATCCTGCTCCGCCGGGCGCTGGAGGTCCTGACGACGCAGGTGACGCTGCAACTGGAGTCGCTCGAGTCGATCGCGCGGTTGCGCCACGACCTGACCGTGCGCGAGCGGCGCGCGAACCTGCTCTCCGACGTGCTCGCCGCGGACGATGTCCTGCCTGCCCTCGCCGAGCAGGGCGGCGAGCTGCTCGACCTGGTCGGCGCCGACGGCGCCGTCCTCGCCCTCGGCGAGATGAGCCGCGGGATCGGGCATGTGCCGGAGGGCGACCGCGGCGAGCTGCTCGCGGCCCTCGGCACGGAGTACTTCTGCACGGACGAGCTCGCGCGCACGCACCCCGCGCTGTCGACGCTGCTGCCCGGCGTCGCCGGGGTGCTCGTCGTCCCGGTCGCCGGCGGGGCGCTGGCGTTCTTCCGCCGCGAG
It encodes the following:
- a CDS encoding diguanylate cyclase — encoded protein: MTESNVLSDPSERRRLEECVKEPIRTPGRIQSHGTLFVVDAASFEIVVASENAAEWLGRSVAELGSPSLEWSVASPPHGDPVRVELGARRFDAVTHGLGNRVVLELEPIEEGRDLPTPSVVGAIRTLGAIDDPDDLRQAAAEEIKRITQFDRVMVYRFFPDGHGEVAGEAAEPDMDAYRGLRFPASDIPQQARSLYVTKLSRAIVSTSDEGTALVSSDAGAAPIDLSQAELRAVSPHHLQFMRNMGQASTVSFSLISDGRLVGMITCAHRTERQMPILLRRALEVLTTQVTLQLESLESIARLRHDLTVRERRANLLSDVLAADDVLPALAEQGGELLDLVGADGAVLALGEMSRGIGHVPEGDRGELLAALGTEYFCTDELARTHPALSTLLPGVAGVLVVPVAGGALAFFRREVTQVIRWLGDQSADNRDTPLSPRRSFSEWRQSVQGTAIAWGSTAEEARDLGRELTRVIDRRTETRLARLALVDHLTGLQNRRAFEHQLDRAVAEERTGVVLFIDLDGFKEINDGHGHEAGDTVLRTIAKRLTGASRDSDVIARLAGDEFVVLSRDTSLAGGEAFAGRLIAVVGEPIDTAFGPVAVTASCGVVDVRSGGTPKQLLDAADAAMYRAKKAGRNRVCV
- a CDS encoding TetR/AcrR family transcriptional regulator — encoded protein: MATTSGSAHPRPETKRKREEILRAAIETFGTKGSTNGTLSDIAEQVGMTHAGVLHHFGSKQKLLLEVLDFRDQDDVAHLADQHIPGGPALFMHLVHTMIRNAARPGIVQVYTVLSAESVTEEHPAKDYFHDRYRVLRDDVDAAFRELCEQEGVTDPTSIDKASAAILAVMDGLQLQWLLDPAVVDLAEASEFAIQAIVNAVLRPGPGLSTYVREE
- a CDS encoding ABC transporter substrate-binding protein, with amino-acid sequence MRLRKYAITGAAIVALGALALTGCSSNDSGGSNASSGSKSLTVAKPDGPAVLATQINNPFIGTGSGQSLGYNRMIFEPLALVNPVGKNETTPWLASKVQWNADYTQLTVTPRADVKWSDGKAFTADDIVFTFDLIKKTPALDLAGLKLADVKKDGDNVVLNFTESKFVKQGDVLQTAIVPEHQWKDIADPTKDAVKDAIGTGPYTIKSFSSQGVVLTARKDYWGGTVPVPELKYLEYNDNTGLLRALQNGEADWAQIFITDYQKNYVDKDKKHNVFWGANVLSPDMILVNTTKAPFNDVAFRKAVNMVIDRKAHAEKARGNAGPELTNVTGIPQPTGDQYIAPEYKDKNFSIDVDGAKKVLTDAGYTWKDKALIDPSGKPVSFTLQDPQGWNDYVTGIQLVATQVKNTLGADAKVATPDADTWTANIATGNFDAALHWSGSGSNPWHIYDDVMNGAYLDQADGGKVADNFGRYNNPAANALLKEYAQASDDAARTAALNKIQKIFVDDVPAIPIGTHPMLGQYNTRSYTGWPSEDDQYATADPTQPSAVQVLMNLKPAK